The Euleptes europaea isolate rEulEur1 chromosome 2, rEulEur1.hap1, whole genome shotgun sequence genome has a segment encoding these proteins:
- the SLA2 gene encoding src-like-adapter 2 encodes MKPGGVGETTAPVKIHYGPHKCEFLHPNGYETAGKGCVDIWTGVITIAVWDFPSGQAEPILKMGEQLHLLSEDGEWWKVISVATGRHCHIPSNHVAKISYRWLYEGISREKAEELLMLPSNREGSFLIRKSQTRKGCYSLSVRHAQHGGWDSVKHYRINCLENNWIYITSRLTFPSLQDLVDHYSDSRDGLCCRLQEPCFIQGSDSGLLPSLSKPVTVKQPNHNWQEINSSDLLSEGPLPEDSPISLGLREAISSYLLVTEDLPLENTSTKKGKKCKDT; translated from the exons ATGAAGCCAGGTGGTGTGGGGGAGACCACAGCTCCAGTCAAGATCCATTATGGCCCACATAAATGTGAGTTTTTGCACCCTAATGGATATGAAACTGCCGGGAAAGGTTGTGTGGACATTTGGACAGGTGTCATCA CTATTGCAGTATGGGACTTCCCTTCTGGCCAAGCAGAGCCAATACTGAAGATGGGAGAACAGTTGCATTTGCTGTCCGA GGATGGTGAATGGTGGAAAGTCATATCAGTAGCAACTGGCAGACACTGCCACATTCCTAGCAACCACGTAGCAAAAATATCTTACAG GTGGCTCTATGAAGGCATCAGCCGAGAAAAAGCTGAGGAGCTATTGATGCTGCCTTCcaaccgtgaaggctccttcctGATAAGAAAAAGCCAAACAAGGAAAG GTTGCTATTCCTTGTCTGTCAGACATGCACAGCATGGAGGCTGGGACTCTGTGAAACACTATCGTATTAACTGCCTGGAAAACAACTGGATTTACATCACTTCCCGCCTCACTTTCCCCAGCTTGCAGGACTTGGTGGACCATTATTCTG ATAGTCGGGATGGCTTATGTTGCCGCCTGCAAGAACCATGCTTCATCCAAGGATCTGACTCAGGCTTGCTACCCAGCCTTTCAAAACCAGTGACAGTGAAACAGCCAAACcacaactggcaggagatcaACAG TTCAGACCTGCTGTCAGAAGGTCCACTGCCAGAAGACTCTCCAATCAGTCTGGGCCTGAGGGAAGCCATCAGTTCTTACTTGTTGGTGACTGAAGACTTGCCCTTAGAGAACACATCTACCAAAAAGGGGAAGAAATGCAAAGACACTTGA